One region of Tistrella bauzanensis genomic DNA includes:
- a CDS encoding sulfate ABC transporter substrate-binding protein yields the protein MPATVSVIATHWRRFAPSPARLLGALALSALVSAPTAIITPASAAEVTLLNVSYDPTRELYKDVNARFAAVWKQQTGDTLTIRQSHGGSGKQARSVIDGLEADVVTLALAYDIDAIADHSGALKADWQSALPDNSAPYTSTIVFLVRKGNPKAVRDWNDLVRPGLQVITPNPKTSGGARWNYLAAWAYALDQGKDAAGAKAFVQALFANVPVLDSGARGSTTTFVQRGIGDVLLAWENEALLAVNELGPDAFDIVVPSLSILAEPPVAVVDKVVDAHGTRAVAEAYLRFLYTPEGQELAARHYYRPRDATVAGRHADRYPDIRLVTIDDVFGGWRKAQAEHFNDGGIFDQIVTGK from the coding sequence ATGCCTGCAACGGTTTCCGTCATCGCCACCCATTGGCGCCGCTTTGCCCCGTCGCCAGCCAGGCTGCTCGGCGCCCTGGCCTTGTCGGCCCTCGTATCGGCTCCGACCGCGATCATCACGCCCGCATCCGCGGCCGAGGTCACCCTGCTGAACGTGAGTTACGACCCGACCCGTGAATTGTACAAGGACGTCAACGCCCGGTTCGCTGCCGTCTGGAAACAGCAGACGGGCGACACGCTGACCATCCGCCAGAGCCATGGTGGATCGGGCAAGCAGGCACGCAGCGTCATCGACGGGCTGGAAGCGGATGTCGTCACCCTGGCGCTGGCCTATGACATCGACGCCATCGCCGACCATAGCGGCGCTCTGAAGGCGGACTGGCAGTCGGCCCTGCCCGACAACAGCGCGCCTTACACCTCGACGATCGTATTCCTCGTCCGCAAGGGCAATCCAAAGGCGGTCCGGGACTGGAACGATCTGGTCAGGCCCGGCCTTCAGGTGATCACACCCAATCCGAAGACCTCGGGCGGCGCGCGCTGGAACTACCTGGCTGCCTGGGCCTATGCGCTCGATCAGGGCAAGGATGCGGCCGGCGCCAAGGCCTTCGTACAGGCGCTGTTCGCCAACGTGCCGGTCCTCGACAGCGGCGCGCGCGGGTCCACCACCACCTTCGTGCAGCGCGGTATCGGAGACGTGCTGCTTGCCTGGGAGAACGAGGCCCTGCTGGCCGTGAACGAACTGGGCCCCGATGCCTTCGACATCGTCGTGCCGTCGCTGTCGATTCTGGCGGAGCCGCCGGTTGCGGTGGTCGACAAAGTGGTCGATGCCCATGGCACGCGTGCCGTAGCCGAGGCCTATCTCAGATTTCTCTACACGCCTGAGGGGCAGGAACTTGCTGCCCGGCACTATTACCGGCCCCGCGACGCCACCGTCGCCGGCCGCCATGCCGACCGCTATCCCGATATCCGGCTGGTGACGATCGACGATGTGTTCGGCGGCTGGCGCAAGGCTCAGGCCGAGCATT